The genomic DNA CGATGCACAGTAATTTAGAGGCTTGCCAAGTCATGAAATTTGCAAAAAAAATTAGGTTTTGACTGTCAATGAGAAATTTTTTGGTTTATAAATTTCCTCGTTATTTTAAGCCTATCTTTCCTCTTAAAACTATCAGCAAAAAGCGCCTGTTTAGCCTGTTGTTTGCCTTCCTTATTAGTTTGCTAATTACCAAAGTCCTCGAAGCAACGTTTGTAGTAAAAATCCCCGTCTTTGGTTTCCATGATATTGTTGATATTCAGAATAAGCCAGGAGCTTTCCCATTGCCAACCGAATTAAAAAGCGACTACTACCAGCAAGACTTAGAAGCTTTTTTAGATAATTTAGTGCGAGACAACTATTGGTTTCTATCTACTCAAGAACTCTATGATTATTACCTAAGTAAACCCAGTCAAGTGTTACCCCCTGAACACTGTCATCAAAAAAAGGTAATGATTACTTTCGATGATGGCTATAAAAGCGTCTATACAAATCTCCTCCCCATCTTAGAAAGACTTGAAAATAAATATGGACAAAAAATCAAAGTAGTTTTATTTGTCAATCCCGGATTTATCGGCCGACGCGGTAAAACTTTAGACAAAGCCAACTGTAAAGAGTTACGGGAAGGCTTTGAAAAAGGTTTTTATGACCTCCAATCTCACGGACTTAACCATGAAAATTTAACCAGGATTTCTGCGAAAGCTGTAGAGCGAGAATTAGAGCAGGCTCAAATTAAATTAAGGAAATGCACTCAAGATTTAGATCCAAATCGAACAGTTGGTTCTCACCTTGCCTACCCCTATGGCGCTGTCAATAAACAAGTTGATAAGTATGTATCAAAATATTACTTATCGGGATATTTGTACAATAGCCTAAGTTTAAAGCTCGGTTTTTGGGGAACAAATCCGTATCGCATACCCAGATTGACTGCCAACAAGAAACACTCAGTAGAAAGACTGACAACAATGGCAGCAGGAGGTTGGCTGCGAAGCTTAATTAGAAGTAAATTTAAAGCGATCGACTAGAGATTTTATGAATACTAAAGACATGGTAAATCCTCAAGATATGTCTACTCCTGCTGTTAATAAACGCGCTGATGCACTAGATGCACTCAGGGGAATTGCGGTTTTAGCAATGGTTTTATCAGGCACAATTGCTCGCAAAACATTACCTGCTTGGATGTACCACGCCCAAGAGCCACCGCCTAGTCATCTCTTCAATCCTAAACTAGCTGGATTAACATGGGTAGATCTAGTTTTTCCATTCTTTTTATTCGCAATGGGGGCCGCTATACCGCTGGCTTTATCTCGCCGCATTGCCAAAGGATGGGATACAAAAAAAGTGATTTTATCTATCCTCCAAAGAGGATTTTTATTAGGCTCGTTTGCAATATTTCTTCAACATATTCGACCAACTGTCATCAATCCTAATGAGGCAAGTTCGCAAAAATGGTGGCTAGCTTTACAGGGATTTTTAATCCTGTTTTTAATGTTTGTCCGTTTACCAAAATCTTGGTTTTCCTGGCTGCGAACAGGAATAACACTTAGTGCTTGGACTTTAGGGTTTATATTCGTATCTAATATCACTTATCCAAACGGAAATGGCTTTTCTCTGGAACGCAGCGATATTATCTTGGTTGTGTTGACAAATATGGCTGTTTTTGGTTCTCTAATTTGGTTATTTACTCGCTCAAATGTGTGGTTACGAGTGGGATTGTTAGCTTTTTTGTTGGCGATGCGATTGTCTTCTGGTTCTGAAGGTTGGATTAAATTGATTTGGTCATCATCGCCTGTACCTTGGATTTTTCAATTTGATTATTTAAAGTATTTATTTATTGTAATTCCGGGTACTATTGTGGGCGATTTACTTTGCAGATGGATAGAATATTCGTCGCCGGAAGATGAAGGTCAAGCTAGATGGAATAGCTGGCGCTACTTTATTATAATGATTTTAATGTTTGTTCTCAATTTAATTCTATTAATAGGATTGCAAGCTAGATGGCTATGGCAAACTACATTATTAACGTTTGTGCTTTGTTTATTAGGATGGATTTTAGTAAAAAATCCGGGTAATACTACGGAAAACTTACTACGTAAACTTTATGGTTGGGGATTTTACTGGTTGGCTTTAGGATTATTACTGGAGCCTTATCAAGCAGGGATTAAGAAAGATTCAGCAACCTTGAGTTACTTTTTTGTGACAACGGGGTTGGCAATTTTTATGTTGATTGCTTTGACTATTTTAGTAGATTTCTTTAAAAAGAAAGCTTGGTTACAACTATTTATCGATAATGGTGTTAATCCGATGATTGGATATGCGGGTTTTGCTAATCTTATCTGGCCAGTTCTGGTTTTAAGTAAATGGGAACCTGTGATTGTAGAGATGAGTTCTACAGACCCAATTAAGGGGTTTTTGAGGGGATTTGCTTATACTTTGATTTTGGCTTTGATTGTGATGGTTTTTAGCAGATTAAAGCTATTTTTAAGGACGTGATGTAAGTCTTAATTGGAAGAGGTATTAGAAGACTGAATTTTACTTATAGCGTTTCTCAGAGTCGTGAGGTACACTTAGTAAAGTAAAACTAATTAGAGGAAAAATTGTCAATGCAACCCTATTCAATAGATTTTAGGCAAAAAATAATAGAAGTCAGAGAACAAGAAAACATCTCAATAAGAAAACTAGCAGAACGTTTTAAAGTAGCCAAGAGCTTTGTTCAAAAACTACTAAAAAGAGCTGAACAAACCGGAGATATTAGTCCTCTTACTCAAGGGGGAAGTCCACCCACAAAATTAAATAGTGAACAATTAGTGACTTTAGTAAAAATCATTGAAGAGCATAATGATGCAACTTTACAAGAATTAACTGAACTGCTTGAGGAAAAAACTGGAATAAAGGTAAGTAGAGCGACCATGGGAAGAATCAGCAATCGACTCAATTATAGTTTCAAAAAAAAACGCTCTATGCGGCTGAGAAAACCAGCGAGCGAGTGCAAAAAGCCAGAGTTGAATTTTGGGATAAAATCAGGGATGTAATGGCTGAAGACCTGATTTTTCTGGATGAATCAGGAGTTAATCTAGCAATGGTACGACTATATGGAAGAGCATTAAAAGGTCAAAGAGCGAGGGGAGAAAAACCACAAAAAAGGGGGAGAAATATTTCTTTGCTATCGGCTTTATCTTTCAAAGAAGTAGTGGCTTCAAGTAATATTTATGGTGCAGTAGATGGAGTAACATTTGAAGCCTTTATCCTGACAAAGTTGGTACCTAAACTTTGGAAAGGTGCTTGTGTAGTTATGGATAATGCTAAAATTCATTTAGGAGAAATGGTGAAAAATTTTATCGAAGATGCTGGAGCAACCTTAATTTATTTATCTCCTTATTCTCCTGAATTTTCCCCAATTGAAAATTTTTGGTCAAAAGTGAAATCGATATTAAGAAAACTCAAAACTAGAAATTATTTAGACTTAATTGATGCAATTACAGATGCCATGTTACAAGTTACTCAAAAAGATATTCGTAATTGGTTTACTCATTGTTGTTATTGTACCTCACAACTCTGAGAAACGCTATAGTCTTACCCTGAATCTTCCTTAATATGATACAATTAATGAATCGTAAACTCCTTAAATACTATGACAATTGAAAATCTGGAAGCTGAATTGATGGCATTGCCAAGAGATGCTCAAGCAATATTGCTCTCGCGGCTCCTAAAACACTTGGGACAAAGTAGTGAAATCGATCCAGAAGTTGCATCTAGCTGGAGTGAGGAAGTTGAAAGACGCGATCGCGAAATGGATAGCGGCGAAGTTACTGGCATTCCGGTCGAACAAGTGTTTGATAAACGGGGTAAAGAACTTTATGAAAATGTTATCCGCGCTCAAGTAGAAACACCGGAGAATATTGGCAAGATTATTTCAATTAATGTGGAGACGGGTGAATATGAAATTGGTGAAGACTTGGTAGTAACGAGTGGCAAATTACAGGCTAAACAGGCTAATGCAATAATTTGGGCGGAACGGATTGGTTTTGATGCGGTTTACGCTGTTGGTGGTACATTGGTCAGAACGGCAGAATGATACAAGGAAATGTAGTTGGGCGACAAGCTAGAATTAGTTTAACTTTGCGTCTGCCAGAAAATTCAAATATAGAAATTGAGTGTGTTGTTGATACAGGTTTTGAAGGTTTCTTGACTTTGCCATCGACTGCGATTGCTAAACTTGCGTTGCCTTATCTTGGACAAATTAATGCAAAGTTAGCTGATAATTCTAATGTGGCAACTAATGTTTATTTGGCAACTATTTTGTGGAATGGTGTAGAAAAAGATGTTGCAGTGCTAGGAATGGGTCGTCGTCCGCTCATCGGGACTGCGCTACTTGAAGATTATCATCTCAGTATAGACTTCTGTGATGGTGGTACGGTTCTTGTGGATGATATTTTGCGATCGTGAGTCAGGAGGATTTTGATTATAATTGCGAGTGCGATCGCGCTTCTGTGAATTGCGATTAATTAGCTAGTAATATAGAAATAACTTCTAGGAGGCTATAGGTATGACAACCATCTCTAACGAACAAACAGCTATCATCCGCACAGAAAGAGGACTGACAATCGCGGGTACGCGCATCACTATCTACGACATCATGGACTATGTGACGGCTCAATATCCGCCGAAGTTTATTAGGGGATTATTTGATCTGACAGAGGCACAAATTAACGCGGCTTTAGCTTATATTGAGGCCAATCGTGCTGATGTTGAAGCTGAGTATCAACAGGTGCTTAGAGAAGCGGAGGAACTGCGGCTGTATTATGAAGAAAAAAATCGCGATTTGATTGCGAGAATTGCGGCGCAACCACCCAAACCTGGTCAAGAAGCTATTCGAGCAAAACTTCAAGCAGCAAAAGCCAAATTTAAGTCTCAGCCATGAATTTTTTAGTCGATCATAATTTGAGAGGACACGCCGTACTTCTCTCAGGTAGTATTTTAAGTAGTGGCTGGCTAGATTGGGTTCTCATTCGATTTATCACCTTTGACGAAGTGAGCCTACCAATCAATAGTGACGATCGGGTTGTTTGGCGGTTAGCTCAATCAAACCAGATGATTCTATTGACCGCCAATCGGAGTATGAAGGGTGATAACTCTCTGGAACAAGTGATGCGCGAGGAAATAACTTCTACATCACTCCCCGTGATTACTATTAGCGATGCCGATCGCTTGTTGAATGACTTTGAATATCGGGAGCGTTGTGCGATTCGTCTGGTTGAAATTGTGATTGATATTAATACTTATATGGGTGTAAGTCGGCTTTTTATCCCATGAAGTAGGGTTAAGGTTGTTAAAGAGTGCGATTGCGCTTCTTCACCGTCAAGACCATTGCTAATATTTGGACATACAAAATATTCCAAATTATTACTTTTACACCAGTTATATATCCAATCAATAGAACTATGTGTCAGAGTAGTGATCGGTGTTTTACAAAGAAGATTAAAGCCACACTCGCGAAGAATCTCTATGTTTTCGAGTACCTGTTTAAAAGATCGCCGTCCAGTTACTTTTTCGTAACTATCTTCATCGTGACCGTAAATGCTAACCTCAATCATATAAGGTGGATAACGCTTAAATATTTCGATATGCTGGGCTGTTAACTTTTCTAAGTTAGTGAAAACAGACACAATAATACCTGCCAAGCGGAGTTTTTCATAAATGGTTGTAAAATGCTGATAGTGGGTTATCGAAAGCTGAATTGTGGCAAGTCATCCAATCTTTAACCAGACGCAGCTTAGTTGAAAAAGTGCAAGTAGAAGCGCGATCGATGTTTCTCATTAATCCTGTATTCAAAGCATACATTCAGTCTAAAATATAGATCGTAATTTGAGCGCGATCGTCAATTTCTACCTCAACAATTGCATAAAAGCATTCACCGCATCATATTGATCCGCCATCCGCGAATAAAACTCGATTAATCTTAAATCCAGCTCCGGCAACAATTCACTCTTACTCACCAATTCATACCCAGTTGAACGCAAACAATAAACCGAAATCACACCATCCTCCCAAAACCAAACCTCCTGCACTCCCACTCGACGATAAATTTCCAGCGTATCAATTCCACCACTTGTCACTGTCACCTCAATCGCCAAATCTGGAACTGACTTTCGCGTACCCAAACAATAAGACTCGTCTGGTTCTTTCCGCGCCCCCAATTCCTTCATCCCAATCGTCGTACTACCACGCCCATAAAAACGAATGTTTTTCATCCGCATATAAATCTCTACAAGCTGACCTAAAGTTTTTTTAGGTTCTTCATGTTCCTCAGATAAAGGAGCCATAATTTGTAAACACCCATCCAAATAAGTTAAACGTGCGCCTGTTTCAGCCAAATCTACATCCAACTTTTCCAGAGTCTCCCACGTCACATTTGACAGCAAAGCTCTACCTTTATTCAATTCAGCCTTAGAAATTGCGATAACCATCTGACTCACCTTTCGCGATCGCTTTTCCATAAAATAGCACGTCTAAATCAATTGTGTAATTTTGTAGGGGCAATACTCTGCGTGAAGCGTAGCTATCGCTGTCAGGAGTAGGCACGGAGATACTACCCTACAACTTTGTAAGAACTATCTAGACGTGCTATGCCGTATTAAGTATAGAATTGGTAGCATAGAAGAAACTGCAATCCCATTAAAGGTTAGCTAAGATTATGATATCCGATCGCAAAATAAATTGGCAATCTGCCAATTTAAAAGCAATTCAGCAGCGACTCGCTTGGCTACAAACACAAGCAGATGGAATCCTTTATTGCGAACCTTCAGGAGTTCACTTTGTGATAGTTAGAAAAGATAAATCTCAGGTGAGATTAGCTTTAGTAGAAAAGATTAATTTAAACACGGATTTAGTGCAATCGGTGTTTAACTTAAATAATCCCCTAGATTTAGTCTCCGCTTACACTCAAGCAATGCTGTTAAGTTTAGTCTGGAAACCTGAACCGCAGAAAATTTATATTGCTGGCTTTGGCGGTGGGAGGATTCCCCTAGTTTTACATCATTATTTCCCTGATGCTGCGATTGAATGTGCTGATATTGAGCCAACTGCGCCTGCGGTTGCGGAAAAGTTTTTCGGAGTACAATTTAATGATAAACTTCAATTGGTAATTCAAGATGGAAGAGAGTATCTTGAGCAAAAAAATCAAGATATTCAGTATGATATAATTATGACTGATGTATTTTTGGGCAGCGGTTATATGCCGCAGGGATTAGGAACAAAGGAATTTTATCAACTTTGCGAACAACACTTGTCAAGAGATGGAGTTATTGCAGTTAATCTGCTGCAAAGGGATGAGTTCTATGCTGAAAAAGTAAAGACTATCCAAAGTGTATTTGCACAAATATATATATGTCTTTGGAATCAAGTTAATAGTATTATTATTGCTACTAATAGCAGTGCGATTGATAAAAATGAAATTATGGCAAGAGTCAACTATCTACAAGATTATCATCAGTTTTCCTTTTCTTTAGTAGATAGAGCTGTTGAGATCGAAGCAGGTAAAGAATTGTCGGAAATTGTCCCTAATTTAGACAAAGCTCAAGTTTTAAGGGATGAGTCGCCGCCTGCGGGTTATTTTAACTCCTGGTTATACTAATTCTGAAAAGTATTGCTACAATCCTGATGTTGGGTTTCACTTCGTTACACCCAACCTACTATTATCACTAATTGCTAACAGTTAACCGTTAACAGTTAACCGTTAACAAGCTATATACACTCCTTCATTCGCTTTTCTAGGCGCTCTAGCAATGTATCTACGTCCGTTGCAACTTGCTCAAAACAACTAGCGAGTGGGAGTTCCGGTTCAAATTGGATCATTTTAACTTGACCTTCACCAATGCTAATAATCACCACTTCTTTTTCAGGATCGTGAGCATCTAAAACTCCCAAAATCTCCTGAATATGATCCTTCACATTCCGGTTCAGCGTTTCTATCGCTTCTCTGCTACAATAGACGAAATGCGGTGTTGGTTCAATATCAATTCCCAGAGTTTGATCGCTTTCTTTACCACGTTCTAACAATAGCCCCCAAGCTAAAGCAGCTATTTCTTGCTGATTAGCTTTAATGAATTTATCTAATTTCCGTCGCCAGTTGTTTTCGTCTCGATCCTGCTGAGGGACACCAAATAATAACATTTTATCCTCTTGTTTATTGTCAATTAGGAAATAATAAGTAGGCGGATATAATTAAACTTAACTATCTCCTTGCAAACATCAGTATATCATTATGACTACAACTCTGTCATGGTGAGCTAAGCGAAGCAATCTCAAGAATTTGGGATTATTTCACTGCTTTGACAACGACTTTAATATATTTTCGCCATGACTAAAGAATACATATATTCGCCTACTTACTCCCCTACAATATTTGATTTTAAACCAGATTGGACGCGCCAAAGTGCGGCATAAACTGCATTTTGTTCCAGCAGTTGTTCGTGCCTTCCCCATTCTACCAGCCTTCCTTGTTCCATTACATAGATACAGTCAGCATTGCGGACGGTAGAAAGACGATGTGCGATCGCGATCGTTGTCCGATTTTTCGTAATCCGTTCCAGGGATCGCTGAATTGCTGCCTCAGTTTCATTATCTACGGCCGATGTCGCTTCATCAAGGATCAAAATAGGCGGATTCTTCAAAACTGCCCGCGCGATCGCAATCCGCTGCCTCTGTCCCCCCGACAATTTTTGACCTCGCTCCCCTACAATTGTCTCATAACCTTGCGGCAATTCCTTAATAAATTCCTCCGCTTCCGCAATTTTAGCCGCTAACGCGATTTGTTTAGGCGTTGCGTCAAAAGTGCCATAGGCGATATTTTCTGCTACCGTACCGTGAAATAGAAATACATCCTGACTCACTAACCCAATCGCCCGTCGTAAATCCTTCAAATTCAGTTTATTTAATTCTATTCCATCCAGCGTAATCTTACCTGATTGTATCTCGTAAAACCTTAATAATAATTTCACGAGTGTACTTTTTCCCGAACCAGTCGAACCCACAATCGCAATAGTTTTACCTGCGGGAATCTTAAGAGAAAAATACCTAATTACTGGCTGTCTTTGATGATAAGCAAAGGTGACATTTTCAAATTCTAACTCTCCTCTGACAGAACTAATTGGCAAGCGGAGATCTCCCGTAGGGATCGTAGTCGGAGTATCCAGTAAATTCATCACTCGATTTGTAGAGGCCATCGCCCGTTGATACTGATCGAGAGTGTCCCCCAACCGCGTCAAAGGCCAAAGCAAGCGCTGTGTTAAAAATACCAATACGCTATAAGTACCGACGGACATTCTACCCGCGACTGTTTCCATGCCACCAACTAGCAAAGTCGCTGTAAAACCCAACAAAATAATTACTCGAATTATGGGAATAAAAGCAGCAGAAAGCACAATTGCGCGACGGTTACTTTGCCGATAAGCTTCGCTTTCTTTCTCAATCCGCTTAATTTCATACTCTTCGGCGGTAAAACTTTTAATGGTTGTAATCCCGCTTAAATTATTTGCTAATTGGCCGTTAAGTAAACCTACTTTTTCCCGCACATCGGCATAACGGGGAGCAAGATATCCCTGAAAAGCAATCGAACCCCAGATAATAAATGGCATCGGTAACATAGCGAACCAAGCTACATTGGGAGAGGCCAGAAAGAAAGCACCACCGATAATGATTACGGTGGTCACAAGTTGGAGTAAGTCATTTGCGCCACTATCTAAAAAGCGCTCCAATTGATTGATATCATCGTTAAGTATGGACATCAATCCGCCCAAACTTCGCTCTTCAAAATAAGCTAATTCTAATTCTTGGAGGTGAGTATAGGCATTGATGCGTAAGTCATGTTCAATGTTCTGAGCCAAATTTCGCCATAACCAATCATAGGCATATTCAAAAACAGATTCTAATCCCCAAACAATGAAACTGAGGAGAGTAAGTATTAACAGTTGG from Kamptonema formosum PCC 6407 includes the following:
- the ccmS gene encoding beta-carboxysome assembly chaperone CcmS, producing the protein MLLFGVPQQDRDENNWRRKLDKFIKANQQEIAALAWGLLLERGKESDQTLGIDIEPTPHFVYCSREAIETLNRNVKDHIQEILGVLDAHDPEKEVVIISIGEGQVKMIQFEPELPLASCFEQVATDVDTLLERLEKRMKECI
- a CDS encoding polysaccharide deacetylase family protein gives rise to the protein MRNFLVYKFPRYFKPIFPLKTISKKRLFSLLFAFLISLLITKVLEATFVVKIPVFGFHDIVDIQNKPGAFPLPTELKSDYYQQDLEAFLDNLVRDNYWFLSTQELYDYYLSKPSQVLPPEHCHQKKVMITFDDGYKSVYTNLLPILERLENKYGQKIKVVLFVNPGFIGRRGKTLDKANCKELREGFEKGFYDLQSHGLNHENLTRISAKAVERELEQAQIKLRKCTQDLDPNRTVGSHLAYPYGAVNKQVDKYVSKYYLSGYLYNSLSLKLGFWGTNPYRIPRLTANKKHSVERLTTMAAGGWLRSLIRSKFKAID
- a CDS encoding clan AA aspartic protease, which translates into the protein MIQGNVVGRQARISLTLRLPENSNIEIECVVDTGFEGFLTLPSTAIAKLALPYLGQINAKLADNSNVATNVYLATILWNGVEKDVAVLGMGRRPLIGTALLEDYHLSIDFCDGGTVLVDDILRS
- a CDS encoding addiction module protein, which produces MTIENLEAELMALPRDAQAILLSRLLKHLGQSSEIDPEVASSWSEEVERRDREMDSGEVTGIPVEQVFDKRGKELYENVIRAQVETPENIGKIISINVETGEYEIGEDLVVTSGKLQAKQANAIIWAERIGFDAVYAVGGTLVRTAE
- a CDS encoding radical SAM protein; amino-acid sequence: MSVFTNLEKLTAQHIEIFKRYPPYMIEVSIYGHDEDSYEKVTGRRSFKQVLENIEILRECGFNLLCKTPITTLTHSSIDWIYNWCKSNNLEYFVCPNISNGLDGEEAQSHSLTTLTLLHGIKSRLTPI
- a CDS encoding DUF433 domain-containing protein, with protein sequence MTTISNEQTAIIRTERGLTIAGTRITIYDIMDYVTAQYPPKFIRGLFDLTEAQINAALAYIEANRADVEAEYQQVLREAEELRLYYEEKNRDLIARIAAQPPKPGQEAIRAKLQAAKAKFKSQP
- a CDS encoding ABC transporter ATP-binding protein; this translates as MSPNLPKSKPPLNRLLKYGRRYRVQIWLASICSILNKIFDLAPPALIGAAVDVVVKKENSFIAQWGVQDVFSQLLILTLLSFIVWGLESVFEYAYDWLWRNLAQNIEHDLRINAYTHLQELELAYFEERSLGGLMSILNDDINQLERFLDSGANDLLQLVTTVIIIGGAFFLASPNVAWFAMLPMPFIIWGSIAFQGYLAPRYADVREKVGLLNGQLANNLSGITTIKSFTAEEYEIKRIEKESEAYRQSNRRAIVLSAAFIPIIRVIILLGFTATLLVGGMETVAGRMSVGTYSVLVFLTQRLLWPLTRLGDTLDQYQRAMASTNRVMNLLDTPTTIPTGDLRLPISSVRGELEFENVTFAYHQRQPVIRYFSLKIPAGKTIAIVGSTGSGKSTLVKLLLRFYEIQSGKITLDGIELNKLNLKDLRRAIGLVSQDVFLFHGTVAENIAYGTFDATPKQIALAAKIAEAEEFIKELPQGYETIVGERGQKLSGGQRQRIAIARAVLKNPPILILDEATSAVDNETEAAIQRSLERITKNRTTIAIAHRLSTVRNADCIYVMEQGRLVEWGRHEQLLEQNAVYAALWRVQSGLKSNIVGE
- a CDS encoding Uma2 family endonuclease — translated: MVIAISKAELNKGRALLSNVTWETLEKLDVDLAETGARLTYLDGCLQIMAPLSEEHEEPKKTLGQLVEIYMRMKNIRFYGRGSTTIGMKELGARKEPDESYCLGTRKSVPDLAIEVTVTSGGIDTLEIYRRVGVQEVWFWEDGVISVYCLRSTGYELVSKSELLPELDLRLIEFYSRMADQYDAVNAFMQLLR
- a CDS encoding fused MFS/spermidine synthase gives rise to the protein MISDRKINWQSANLKAIQQRLAWLQTQADGILYCEPSGVHFVIVRKDKSQVRLALVEKINLNTDLVQSVFNLNNPLDLVSAYTQAMLLSLVWKPEPQKIYIAGFGGGRIPLVLHHYFPDAAIECADIEPTAPAVAEKFFGVQFNDKLQLVIQDGREYLEQKNQDIQYDIIMTDVFLGSGYMPQGLGTKEFYQLCEQHLSRDGVIAVNLLQRDEFYAEKVKTIQSVFAQIYICLWNQVNSIIIATNSSAIDKNEIMARVNYLQDYHQFSFSLVDRAVEIEAGKELSEIVPNLDKAQVLRDESPPAGYFNSWLY
- a CDS encoding IS630 family transposase (programmed frameshift), coding for MQPYSIDFRQKIIEVREQENISIRKLAERFKVAKSFVQKLLKRAEQTGDISPLTQGGSPPTKLNSEQLVTLVKIIEEHNDATLQELTELLEEKTGIKVSRATMGRISNRLNYSFKKKTLYAAEKTSERVQKARVEFWDKIRDVMAEDLIFLDESGVNLAMVRLYGRALKGQRARGEKPQKRGRNISLLSALSFKEVVASSNIYGAVDGVTFEAFILTKLVPKLWKGACVVMDNAKIHLGEMVKNFIEDAGATLIYLSPYSPEFSPIENFWSKVKSILRKLKTRNYLDLIDAITDAMLQVTQKDIRNWFTHCCYCTSQL
- a CDS encoding DUF5009 domain-containing protein, yielding MNTKDMVNPQDMSTPAVNKRADALDALRGIAVLAMVLSGTIARKTLPAWMYHAQEPPPSHLFNPKLAGLTWVDLVFPFFLFAMGAAIPLALSRRIAKGWDTKKVILSILQRGFLLGSFAIFLQHIRPTVINPNEASSQKWWLALQGFLILFLMFVRLPKSWFSWLRTGITLSAWTLGFIFVSNITYPNGNGFSLERSDIILVVLTNMAVFGSLIWLFTRSNVWLRVGLLAFLLAMRLSSGSEGWIKLIWSSSPVPWIFQFDYLKYLFIVIPGTIVGDLLCRWIEYSSPEDEGQARWNSWRYFIIMILMFVLNLILLIGLQARWLWQTTLLTFVLCLLGWILVKNPGNTTENLLRKLYGWGFYWLALGLLLEPYQAGIKKDSATLSYFFVTTGLAIFMLIALTILVDFFKKKAWLQLFIDNGVNPMIGYAGFANLIWPVLVLSKWEPVIVEMSSTDPIKGFLRGFAYTLILALIVMVFSRLKLFLRT